In one window of Denticeps clupeoides chromosome 2, fDenClu1.1, whole genome shotgun sequence DNA:
- the shisa2b gene encoding protein shisa-2: MRASVTAPLALLLLLLSPPGTDAGGEYCHGWRDAQGQWREGFLCPERFDGEEAIICCGKCELRYCCASGEARLDQGTCDNDRQVPDTGGGAKEEREAGAVPIYVPFLIVGSVFVAFVFLGSIVAICCCHCLRPKQEPSSSSTGGRSGGGRLLETIPMMTSVGTSRGSSSRQSSTATSSSSSAPSAASRPQTSVATGPPVLRTQASCCLPPDASVFVNMPTNFSVLNCQQATQILPHQGQFLHPQYIGYAHPIAHPISPAPTFIDPTQAGYRPMQSPFPPPASVPSVTSEQKYPPVTV, from the exons ATGCGCGCGTCCGTGACCGCGccgctggcgctgctgctgctgctgctgtccccgCCGGGGACCGACGCCGGCGGCGAGTACTGCCACGGCTGGCGCGACGCGCAGGGCCAGTGGCGGGAGGGCTTCCTGTGCCCCGAGCGCTTCGACGGCGAGGAGGCGATCATCTGCTGCGGGAAGTGCGAGCTGCGCTACTGCTGCGCCAGCGGCGAGGCCCGCCTGGACCAGGGGACGTGCGACAATGACAGGCAGGTCCCGGACACGGGCGGCGGCGCCAAGGAGGAGCGGGAGGCGGGAGCAG ttcCCATCTATGTGCCTTTCCTGATCGTGGGGTCAGTGTTTGTGGCCTTCGTCTTCCTGGGCTCCATAGTAGCCATATGCTGCTGCCACTGTCTCCGCCCGAAACAAGAGCCATCATCAAGCTCCACAGGAGGCAGGTCGGGAGGCGGCCGTCTCCTGGAGACCATCCCCATGATGACAAGCGTCGGGACGTCGCGCGGCTCCTCCTCCCGCCAGTCCAGCACAGCCacgtcctccagctcctccgccCCATCGGCAGCTTCCCGCCCCCAGACCTCCGTGGCGACCGGACCCCCCGTCCTTCGCACCCAGGCCTCGTGCTGCCTGCCCCCCGACGCCAGCGTCTTCGTGAACATGCCCACCAACTTCTCGGTGCTGAACTGCCAGCAGGCCACACAGATCCTACCGCACCAGGGACAGTTCCTGCACCCCCAGTACATTGGCTACGCCCACCCAATAGCCCACCCCATAAGCCCCGCCCCGACCTTCATCGACCCCACGCAGGCAGGCTACCGACCCATGCAGTCACCGTTTCCTCCCCCCGCAAGCGTGCCCAGTGTGACCAGCGAGCAGAAGTACCCTCCGGTGACGGTGTAA